The window CTATGTATTTCATGTCTTTTGAAGTAACTATATAAGGGTTAAAAGCACTCAAAAGGTATTTCATTACAATCACAAAACTCCAATTTGTGCCAAAAAAATATCCATGACATGATTAACTAATAAACATTGATATTCGAATCTAATCTAACTCGCTCTGGACAATTTCTCATCGGAGATGACACAATTAACTAGTAAACATTGATAGCCAAATTCAGCTAAATGTTTCTTATGTATCGAATAACAATGTTTATTAAGATGTTGAGTCGGCAAATTTGACTGGGAATTGACTGTGCTTTTAATCCAAAGTGTTTTCCGTCTTTTCTCGTTCAACTTTTAGTTCAACCTTCATATTATATGCATAAAAGATTACAAGGAAATTGTTCATTACCTACTGAAGGTGCAGATAAGCTTTTCTGGTACCTGCAGAAATCCAAGGAATTATGACAAGGAATGCAACCTTtcgtttaaaataataataataaaaaaaatcattacaaCTTACACATAGGAAAGGGAATGGACCAGTTCCTGTAGATCATCGGGAGAAAAGCCGATCTCATCTAACAGAACATGATAGTGTGTTGGCCTTGATGTTCCCTACATACAGATAAAAAGGAATGTCAGGCAGCCCATATTGAATAGTCTTTCATTAGTTTCGAAACAACTAGTTTTTGCAATTCTAAAAGCTCGCTAAGATGAACTAACTAGTAACTGTAAGGTCCTTAAAGATACAAATTTGGCCATTCCAATCAACCAAACAAGACGGAAACTTCTATATGCATTTTTAAGAGGGAGAATAAATCCAAGTAGTCAAAACGAATATGAGAAAGATAGTCTGGCAACAACCTAATTCACCAAATAGTTTGTCTTTATCCACGTGACAAGACTAACAAGACGCGGAAAAACTACTGgaggagtttccgtgcaacatagtttGTCTTTACCAAGCACCACATGACAAGAAGATAAAGGTAGTGATGCTCCTACCAGACAACATTGAACTTCAATAATACTGATGGggcaaaatgaaaaaaaattctaGTCTACAATCTCAGCTTTTGACATGCAAACCCATTGAATTCCCAAAAGGGTTTCTTGAAAACTGTCTTTGCTTTCCGAAATTAGTGTCCTATGGTCACAATAGAAATCTATAAATTGCCAATTCATTACTCACGCAAACTAAACATCATACGGAAAAAACTTGCATAAAAAATTACCAGTAAATAATACCTCTGATTTGTAAAGGTTAAAAGAACCAGTTAAAAGAATAAACTCACTATCATTCCCGCATGTGCGCACATGTAGAAATCATTGATCTGGGGGTGGCAAACACCATTATCTACAACAGTTCCTGCACATAGAATTATGAAACATCAGTGCATAAAAGTTGATTCCATTAGCATTTAATTAAATAAGAATGAATAGAGAATCTCAACCTGGGGGCACATTTTCAGGAGATCCTGCTTGGAAGAATTTGGTATGATGGTTCTTTTGCGCCACAATTAGAGTGAACTTTGGCGACCAGCTTTTGTCGAGGAACTCACAAGCCTAATGAGACATAATATTAGGAGCAAGCATCATTGAATTAGTGCAAATATTTTTCAGTGCCTGAAATAGAAAAGTTTGAATAATTGGAAGTAGTATTAGTTTCGGAAGCAACCTTAATTATTTGATCCAACTCAATGTTGAGGACTTGGTTAAACTGAGATTCACTGACTCCATCCCTTTTCAAGATTGGAAACACAACATGAAAAGAATAAGGCATAATTATTAATAGGGAAAGTGCAGGAATGCAAACACCATACACTTCTGAGATTGGAAAAGGTTTATAAGATACGGTTTTTAAGGGCCCTTTGAGGCCGCTTCACCTCTAATTCATATCTTTATATCTAACTAAAGCCTAAAATGAAGTTCattttaaagatatataatttgAACATTTGCACAAAATTTAAACAATTGTTTGCATAATGATAAGCAAGAGAAGAAATCGAAATTTGTCGCCAGTAAAACATCTCACAAAACTAATATATTTGTGCATTACAATTAAAAATTGCCAGAACTGTAATACTTCAAACCACAAAATGCACAGAAGATAAGCAAAAAGGACAAATTGCCAGAACTGTAATAATTCAAACCACTGTTACGATCATAACAATGACAATTAAAGAAAAGGAGTTTAACCTGAATATGATTATCTGAGCTGGCTTTGTTTGACCAGAACTCCTATAGAAGTCTAACAATAATTCCCTGAAATTAAATGAAATAGCATCCTTTAATATGGATCTATGTTTACAGAAGCGCATTCAGCTAAAGAAATGGAAGCACTATAGGAATATATGTAATTTTAGGTAATGATCAGGCAATTTCACCTCACTATCCCGACATCTTCACCTTCTGTTTCTTTGAAGAGATTATCAATCATCTCAACCTTCGATGACTGAGTACGAACAGAAGCTCTATAACGAGATAACAATGGCCAATTCCTAGAACTGACCACCTAAAAATATATAGAAAACAAGCACACAATAAATGTTAAAGATATTTGACAAAAGTAATCATTACATCACCAATGAAATAATGGTAATTGCTATGCACTCTATATAATTCCAAGATGCACTTGACATTTGAAGAtaagaaaaaattgaagaaagcAATATGTTAGTACCGCAGCAACTGATGGTGCATCAGAATGTCCTGGAGAACCATGGGAAACATCCATCCCAAATATTATTGTAGGAACTTTTGACACCAGAGGAATGCTACGTGCTTGCTCCTTGGCCAACATAGAATTTAAACCACCAAGCTGTTCAGAAGCATTAAAGAGGAActtcttattaaaaaaaatgtagttGCAAACTATGTTGAAAAGACAGGAATAGTCTTTTGAGATGCTGAATGTTGATACGCTAACTTACCTTGGCATTTATCTTCAAGAGAACATTTGTAAGATACGGCTCACTAAATTTGTTAGGTGTACCAAGACACTGATTGAAAATTCCAAATTCTGAAAGTGTCTTTTTCTTCCAAGgaccttaaataaaaataaatagtgttAATCAGGGATAGTAGTAATATGCAGAAGCTATTTATGTTCTACAgcaacaataataaaaatatatcgccacatactaatataataaatataataactaACCATATAAAATATTGTTTTTCCGCTCAGGAAGAAGACACAGAATAAAGCGAGGAGAGTCCTTTGGGAATTTTTGCTGCAATTGTGCAAACATCTTCTCAACTCGAATAGGAGGAGGAGCTTGTCGAAATTGAGGACTTTCTTCGAACACGTGTTTTGGGGGACTTATCAGCTACAGGATTGCACAAGAATATTATAAAGTAATTATGTAAGGCGTTAGGATATCAATGAATATCAATTTGCACAAAAGACACTAAAAAACTTACAATCCCTTTCATTTCTCCAAATCGAGCCAAATCTCTGCACAAAGTGCGTACATCACAGCGTGCTGAAAAGTTTACTACCGCCCATTCTTCAATTTTAACAGGATCGGCAAATTTCTGTAcaataagaaaacttcaatcaTTATTAAAGAGTTCAAGTGCAGaggataaaattgtaaaaatcacCTTATGGTTAAAGCTCCATCGCCCATTTCTTGGCATGAGATCTTCCCCATTTCCTACTTTCAACTGATACCAAGAAAATTAAAATGATGCACTGATTGTAACAAAGGTTTCTTCACAAACTAAgtgaagagaaaaaaaaatgaagggaagAATAGACTAGATACCTTTGGGGCAGATAGAACACGTCCTTCAATTTTAGTGAATTGGTTGTTGATGGAAATACCACAAGATCGCAGCAGAGGTTCTGTGCCGTAGTTGTTGCTTTTCATTACCTAGAGAGAGCACCATTCAGTCCTCAGTACTAATGGTATGATACAATTCATACTATAAGGGAAATTTGATAATTGATCCAATTTGGACAACGAAGCTGGAAATTTCAAAGGGAAAAAAGTTGTGCAAGGTATACAGTATgggaaaaaaaaagtaattaatattTGATGTAGCTAAATGACTTTATAGCTAGGGTAATTTAGGTGGAATCTGCAAATTTGATGGttcattttattaaaattaatattttatagcAGAAATGTTTAAAATTGGTGATCCTTTAGTACATACATCTACTTTCCAGTGcacttaaataatatataactGTTGATTGCCCACAACATCAAGAATCACTCAACGCATGACAAAGAACATGTtatataaacaaataaataatctTTATCAATAATATTAAGCAATGAGCAAAGACCTACATCAGTCAAGATCCTCATCTTTTCCGGAGGCTTTTGTCTTGAACTTTCAACCAACTTAGACCGCTGAAGAACAGATAGTGCCTTTGTGTAACGTTGCAATGGAAGTAGTGAACACAACTAGATAAAAATTCATGATGCAAACAAGCTTTAGATATCCTTACTAAATAATCACAGCCACAACCACATAATAAACATGAAAAGGAAAATCAAATACCTCTATAGGTAGATAACAAGGCCTTTTAGGCTTGCCCACATTGATGCATGGAAAATCACCCGAGTAACACAACGAAATTCCGAGATGAGTAACATAATATTCATAAACTGTTTTATCAACCATTTCAACTTCTCCATTCTCTTGTCCTCTCGATCTCATTGAGAAGCTACAATAACGAAAATGGTCATATATTTATGCAGCTGACATGAATAACTAGCAAAATATCATATAGAGGTTTGGCCATGATATTAATAGAAattggaaaaggaaaaaagaggtcagagaataataaattacatCTGCTCTCTGCAAATACTTTCACTCACACCAGTGATCCTTTGCTCTTGATTGTTGTTTTCCGTCTTTATTCTCAGATTTTTCATTGCACGTTTAGCCTGTCATTGAAAGCATACAGAAAAAGCTGTATGTTTACAAATGACCGTATCAGCAAAAGGACAACTTAAGAACAGAATCTTGTACCTTCGACCAGTCAAGCTGAAGAGGCGTTGATACTCGCTGGTTGGCTAGGAGAAAGTCAATCAGTGGCCCAGGCTGTATAATTGTTGTAGTTGACCCATCTGCAAATAATGATCCAAAAGCCAGTTATTCAGTCAAACATCAATCAAAAGGAAAATTTCCAAACAGCAAGATAAGAAGTACCCATATTAAGTGATAATCCGCCTTGTGTAACTCTAAAACTGGAATGAAATCCTCTGCAGCCCAGCACGCCGCCTTCCAGATTAACAAAGTTCTTAACATCATTGTGAAAGAATGACTGCCGAACAAGAAGGCAACCCCTGTGGAAAGATAATATAATATGGATTAGTGATAAGTAAATTTAGGCTAGAAGGAAATGCTAACGAAACTTGCACTCACTGTTTTGCTGCATGCTGCCTCAAAATAATGTCCAATACTCTAATGGCTTCTTGGGAATTTTCTGACTCTTGACCTTTCAAAGCAGCTTTAATAGCCTGCATAGGGATTTTGGTAGCAAAAGTGAGTTCCACTTTAAATGTTTTAGAGCGGAATGCTCGCTTCATTCGCTTTGTATCGTTATCATCAGGACTCCCATTGCCATTAGAATCATTTTTCCTGTAGACAAAAAAACCCACCAAATCACATTGGATACCTCCAGATAAGTTGGAAGAAATGTAAACCAAATTCATCCAGATACCTATTTGATGTCACATTATCGAGCAAAACAGTGAATTCCATTTTATTCTGTGGAAGGGAACCAACTGTAAACAAGCTCTTCTCCCCATCATATGCAAAATCCTTTCCAGAAAGATCTGAGCCATAAGTCTCATGAACTTTATCGATTAGTTTTCTTCCGACGCCCTTCGCATCAACAGGGCGACCATCCTCATAATACAAGGCAACCTAATGGGACAAAGAACAAAACTGTGAGCAGGAAAACTGGAGAGAATCCAGGAAGAAGGATGCAGACACACCAAGAATACTTACACTATATTGGTAAAAGAAGCCACTGTCACAAGTGACACCAACTTTGAAATGGTTACAGAGCAGTTGTATTCTCTGTCCTCTAGAACCATTGCCTCGCCTGGACATTGGAACACGGTTTGGTTTCAAAACCTTTTTAGCTGCTTCAGGAACATGGTCTGATGTAAGCTGAACGGGAACCAAGTCAGGTGGTATCACAGATGGAGGTGGAGGCAAGGCGTCCGGCTCTTCAGCAGATTCCATTATAACACTTGAGAAGCAGAAAAACCAAAGTATTAGTGAATATGACCAAAATCCATGCAAAAGTGAATGTTCAAATAAAGCAcattacatcaataaaatagAAGAACAGTTaagaacaacaacaaaaaaaaaaaaaaaaagaagaaagctatgaaatttggttcaattagttaagaacaacaataattcatcagcaattaaaataagaagggcttaatacatacccagccccctaaagttgtccattttattcatttaaccccctcaacttaagggacatccttttaaccccataaactccaaaaaaacacTACTTTTAACCCCATATCGTCCGACGTGGCATTGACCTAGTCAACGTTTGTGTCTCAAACACAGGAGGCGCGTGGGAGGATTTTGTTCTTGCCTCCAACGGGAAAAAAATGCAtacagccccctaaagttgtccattttgttcatttaaccccctcacctcacgggacaaccctttaaccccctaaactccaaaaaaatcctAGTTCCAACTCAAGTACGGGTATTGGAGATAAAGAAGATTTAATTGGtgtctttctaatttttaattggtGCTTTTTTTGGTCTCAATCCACGTTGGAATTGTAAAAAATGCtttaactttgtatgaattatgacCACAGTGTATATAGATACAGTGGAAGGCAATACAAAGGAAGAGTTAAAATCTGATTTGACATGAAGTATAGAATACAGTGGAAGAGAAGTGATGaataaatgatatttatagcaatttttcaatattaaggactttcaaaagaagaaagtaggaaagaaaagagcaaaTCAAGTTTATTTCATCATATTAAAAAAAGGTAGTCATTACACAATATAATGCATACAAGAAAGGTAGCTATTACACAAGATAATGCATAGACAATATAAGAACAACAGCAAAAAAGAAAGGTAGTCATTACACAATATAATGCATACAAGAAAG is drawn from Euphorbia lathyris chromosome 9, ddEupLath1.1, whole genome shotgun sequence and contains these coding sequences:
- the LOC136205770 gene encoding protein argonaute 4B-like isoform X2, which gives rise to MESAEEPDALPPPPSVIPPDLVPVQLTSDHVPEAAKKVLKPNRVPMSRRGNGSRGQRIQLLCNHFKVGVTCDSGFFYQYSVALYYEDGRPVDAKGVGRKLIDKVHETYGSDLSGKDFAYDGEKSLFTVGSLPQNKMEFTVLLDNVTSNRKNDSNGNGSPDDNDTKRMKRAFRSKTFKVELTFATKIPMQAIKAALKGQESENSQEAIRVLDIILRQHAAKQGCLLVRQSFFHNDVKNFVNLEGGVLGCRGFHSSFRVTQGGLSLNMDGSTTTIIQPGPLIDFLLANQRVSTPLQLDWSKAKRAMKNLRIKTENNNQEQRITGVSESICREQIFSMRSRGQENGEVEMVDKTVYEYYVTHLGISLCYSGDFPCINVGKPKRPCYLPIELCSLLPLQRYTKALSVLQRSKLVESSRQKPPEKMRILTDVMKSNNYGTEPLLRSCGISINNQFTKIEGRVLSAPKLKVGNGEDLMPRNGRWSFNHKKFADPVKIEEWAVVNFSARCDVRTLCRDLARFGEMKGILISPPKHVFEESPQFRQAPPPIRVEKMFAQLQQKFPKDSPRFILCLLPERKNNILYGPWKKKTLSEFGIFNQCLGTPNKFSEPYLTNVLLKINAKLGGLNSMLAKEQARSIPLVSKVPTIIFGMDVSHGSPGHSDAPSVAAVVSSRNWPLLSRYRASVRTQSSKVEMIDNLFKETEGEDVGIVRELLLDFYRSSGQTKPAQIIIFRDGVSESQFNQVLNIELDQIIKACEFLDKSWSPKFTLIVAQKNHHTKFFQAGSPENVPPGTVVDNGVCHPQINDFYMCAHAGMIGTSRPTHYHVLLDEIGFSPDDLQELVHSLSYVYQKSLSAPSVVAPILYAHVAVSQTSQP
- the LOC136205770 gene encoding protein argonaute 4A-like isoform X1, whose product is MESAEEPDALPPPPSVIPPDLVPVQLTSDHVPEAAKKVLKPNRVPMSRRGNGSRGQRIQLLCNHFKVGVTCDSGFFYQYSVALYYEDGRPVDAKGVGRKLIDKVHETYGSDLSGKDFAYDGEKSLFTVGSLPQNKMEFTVLLDNVTSNRKNDSNGNGSPDDNDTKRMKRAFRSKTFKVELTFATKIPMQAIKAALKGQESENSQEAIRVLDIILRQHAAKQGCLLVRQSFFHNDVKNFVNLEGGVLGCRGFHSSFRVTQGGLSLNMDGSTTTIIQPGPLIDFLLANQRVSTPLQLDWSKAKRAMKNLRIKTENNNQEQRITGVSESICREQIFSMRSRGQENGEVEMVDKTVYEYYVTHLGISLCYSGDFPCINVGKPKRPCYLPIELCSLLPLQRYTKALSVLQRSKLVESSRQKPPEKMRILTDVMKSNNYGTEPLLRSCGISINNQFTKIEGRVLSAPKLKVGNGEDLMPRNGRWSFNHKKFADPVKIEEWAVVNFSARCDVRTLCRDLARFGEMKGILISPPKHVFEESPQFRQAPPPIRVEKMFAQLQQKFPKDSPRFILCLLPERKNNILYGPWKKKTLSEFGIFNQCLGTPNKFSEPYLTNVLLKINAKLGGLNSMLAKEQARSIPLVSKVPTIIFGMDVSHGSPGHSDAPSVAAVVSSRNWPLLSRYRASVRTQSSKVEMIDNLFKETEGEDVGIVRELLLDFYRSSGQTKPAQIIIFRDGVSESQFNQVLNIELDQIIKACEFLDKSWSPKFTLIVAQKNHHTKFFQAGSPENVPPGTVVDNGVCHPQINDFYMCAHAGMIGTSRPTHYHVLLDEIGFSPDDLQELVHSLSYVYQKSLSAPSVVAPIRYAHLAASQISQFMKFEDMSETTSSHGHDDITSAGQVPVPELPVLNKTVKSSMFFC